From a single Eleginops maclovinus isolate JMC-PN-2008 ecotype Puerto Natales chromosome 20, JC_Emac_rtc_rv5, whole genome shotgun sequence genomic region:
- the rps10 gene encoding 40S ribosomal protein S10, with amino-acid sequence MLMPKKNRIAIYELLFKEGVMVAKKDVHLPKHPELADKNVPNLHVMKAMQSLKSCGYVKEQFAWRHFYWYLTNEGIQYLRDFLHLPPEIVPATLRRQTRPETARPRPKGMEGERPARLNRGEADRDTYRRSAAPPGADKKAEAGAGAATEFQFRGGFGRGRGQQPQ; translated from the exons ATGCTGATGCCCAAGAAGAATCGCATTGCTATCTATGAGCTCCTCTTCAAGGAGGGAGTCATGGTGGCTAAGAAAGACGTTCACTTGCCCAAGCATCCGGAGCTTGCTGACAAGAACGTGCCCAACCTTCATGTGATGAAAGCGATGCAG tCCTTGAAGTCCTGTGGGTACGTCAAGGAGCAATTTGCCTGGCGTCATTTTTACTGGTACCTCACCAACGAAGGTATCCAGTACCTGAGAGACTTCCTCCACCTGCCCCCAGAGATCGTGCCCGCCACTCTGCGCCGCCAGACTCGCCCTGAGACCGCAAGGCCCAGGCCCAAGG gaatggagggagagaggccCGCCCGCCTTAACCGTGGGGAGGCTGACAGAGATACATACAGGCGATCTGCTGCACCCC CTGGTGCTGACAAGAAGGCAGAGGCCGGTGCAGGAGCTGCCACAGAATTCCAGTTC AGAGGTGGCTTCGGACGCGGCAGAGGACAGCAGCCTCAGTAA